In the Halobacteriovoraceae bacterium genome, one interval contains:
- the purF gene encoding amidophosphoribosyltransferase, protein MCGVIGIITPASQSENILSEIADSAHCAHEVYRGLLTLQHRGQDAAGISVYNPFTKRINGHRNLGLVTDVFDKSILDSLRGTMAVGHTRYATNGTDTTLDLQPQMSGFPTGMAMAHNGNIVNYHSLVEELQVEYGIQNLTGNDIELFLHFFGLHFVKEKNLTDINFKMILNAATKIQQKIIGAYSFVGLFSHGGLLAMRDPNGIRPLVLGMKYLDENQKIESYCVCSEAVTLNFLGYDLVRDVSPGEILYIDQSGVLHTNYSQLSGKQLKPCMFEWVYFSGAESVVAKKSIYTTRLNLGSVLAKEITKANLKADIVVPVPDTSRTAAISLAEDLGLPYREALIKNRYTQRSFILSGQENREKAVELKLAPVISEIRGKNILLVDDSVVRGTTSKKIISLLKKYGANSVSLAITCPPLRYPCYYGIDFPCPNQLVANQKNIEEITEFLGAHQVFYLSIEGLKEAIGLPNLCMACVDGNYPTSVKEGVEFAKKREEQRIR, encoded by the coding sequence ATGTGTGGAGTTATTGGAATTATCACACCCGCCTCACAATCCGAAAATATTTTAAGCGAAATTGCTGATTCAGCTCACTGTGCTCATGAAGTTTACAGAGGATTACTCACACTACAGCACAGGGGGCAAGATGCTGCAGGTATTTCAGTTTATAATCCTTTTACTAAAAGAATTAATGGCCATCGAAATTTAGGACTTGTCACTGATGTTTTTGATAAGTCAATTTTAGATTCACTTAGAGGGACAATGGCAGTAGGCCATACAAGATATGCAACTAATGGTACAGATACCACCTTAGACCTGCAGCCTCAGATGAGTGGTTTCCCAACGGGAATGGCCATGGCCCATAATGGAAATATTGTTAATTATCATTCTCTGGTTGAGGAGTTACAAGTAGAATACGGCATTCAAAACTTAACAGGAAACGATATCGAATTATTTTTACACTTTTTTGGCCTCCATTTTGTTAAAGAAAAAAATCTTACCGATATCAACTTCAAAATGATTCTCAATGCGGCCACCAAAATTCAACAAAAAATTATCGGGGCCTACTCTTTTGTTGGCCTTTTTTCTCATGGTGGTCTTCTGGCCATGAGAGATCCAAATGGAATAAGACCATTAGTTCTCGGAATGAAATATTTAGATGAAAATCAAAAAATAGAATCTTACTGCGTTTGTTCTGAAGCAGTGACACTCAATTTTTTAGGATATGATTTGGTGAGGGATGTTTCTCCTGGAGAAATATTATATATTGATCAAAGTGGAGTTCTACACACAAATTATTCACAACTCTCAGGCAAGCAATTAAAACCATGTATGTTTGAATGGGTCTATTTCTCTGGCGCTGAAAGTGTTGTTGCTAAAAAATCCATTTATACAACAAGACTAAATCTTGGAAGTGTTTTGGCCAAAGAAATTACTAAAGCAAACCTGAAAGCCGATATTGTCGTGCCTGTGCCTGATACATCACGTACCGCCGCCATTAGTCTTGCAGAAGATCTTGGACTACCTTACAGAGAAGCACTCATAAAAAATCGCTATACTCAACGCAGCTTTATACTCTCTGGACAGGAAAATAGGGAAAAAGCTGTTGAGCTAAAGCTAGCACCTGTAATAAGTGAAATTAGAGGTAAAAATATTTTACTCGTCGATGATTCAGTTGTAAGAGGAACCACTTCGAAAAAAATAATTTCATTACTTAAAAAATATGGGGCAAACTCTGTAAGTTTAGCAATCACTTGTCCTCCTTTACGCTATCCTTGTTATTATGGAATAGATTTTCCTTGCCCAAATCAACTTGTGGCCAATCAAAAAAATATTGAAGAGATAACAGAGTTCCTTGGTGCACATCAGGTTTTTTACTTAAGTATAGAAGGGTTGAAGGAAGCTATAGGACTGCCCAATTTATGTATGGCATGTGTTGATGGTAATTATCCAACAAGTGTCAAAGAAGGTGTAGAATTCGCAAAAAAACGTGAAGAACAAAGGATAAGGTAA
- a CDS encoding AIR carboxylase family protein, producing MKKISILFGSESDKPTYEPLKNDLEKDYSVDLQIISAHRNPDELEKYLKQSEYDLIVAGAGLAAHLPGVIASKVKVPVIGIPVDSYWGGLDSFASIVQMPFGVPVISSAPGSTKDVRKFLNEIEKMKSEKFNNINLVLSETVANYEYAANEINRTKKYATQLEMVVETHPKVKEGFFNIVYVSKSDDVQCDKTVLHVPLLDKSICKDPHKFSDFFTWATKGGFWIGTNNTRNALLSIYKLKTFARA from the coding sequence ATGAAAAAAATTTCTATTCTCTTTGGAAGTGAATCCGACAAACCAACGTACGAACCATTAAAAAATGATCTCGAAAAAGATTATTCAGTCGATTTACAAATCATTTCAGCTCACCGAAATCCTGATGAACTAGAAAAATATCTCAAACAAAGTGAATACGATCTTATTGTTGCCGGGGCCGGATTAGCTGCTCATCTACCCGGAGTCATTGCATCTAAAGTGAAAGTTCCAGTTATTGGTATTCCCGTTGATTCATATTGGGGAGGACTGGATTCTTTTGCTTCCATCGTTCAAATGCCCTTTGGAGTACCTGTGATATCCTCTGCCCCAGGTAGTACTAAGGATGTAAGAAAATTTCTTAATGAAATTGAAAAAATGAAAAGTGAAAAATTTAATAATATTAATTTAGTTTTAAGCGAAACTGTTGCCAATTATGAGTATGCGGCCAATGAAATTAATCGAACTAAAAAATATGCTACACAATTGGAAATGGTCGTTGAAACACACCCTAAAGTCAAAGAAGGATTCTTCAATATTGTCTACGTATCAAAATCTGATGATGTTCAATGTGATAAGACAGTTCTCCATGTTCCTTTACTAGATAAATCAATCTGTAAAGATCCACATAAATTTTCAGATTTTTTCACTTGGGCCACCAAAGGAGGATTCTGGATTGGAACGAATAACACTAGAAATGCACTTCTTAGTATTTATAAATTGAAAACATTTGCGAGGGCGTAA
- a CDS encoding phosphoribosylaminoimidazole succinocarboxamide synthase produces MLELIKRGSVKDIYQDGERLFFHFSDRYSIFDWGEMPDLIEDKGKCLLEMAKIFFETIQNNSNINIHSHFLGIAHIDGKNLLEVKKVEVPEIKKNNNYDYSYYKNKPVNCLVPLEVVFRFGIPQGSSLMKRASDKNYLKSIGIQGEVKEGMQFEQAIIEFSTKLESEDRYITYQNAQQIAGMTNEEFIFLIEETQKLCQFLKETFSKGDMELWDGKFEFAFLENPEKSGLRQFMLVDSIGPDELRILQEGTQLSKQRLREFYKDTDWKKDVDLSKKMASERGVQNWKEICVNELKSSPDKLNQKEVKMISQMYRDLTDHISKTLTGKTLFS; encoded by the coding sequence ATGTTAGAATTAATAAAACGTGGATCCGTTAAAGATATTTATCAAGACGGAGAACGTCTTTTTTTTCACTTCAGTGATAGATATTCCATTTTTGATTGGGGAGAAATGCCAGATCTCATCGAAGATAAGGGAAAATGTTTACTTGAAATGGCAAAAATATTTTTTGAAACAATTCAAAATAATTCCAACATTAATATACATTCACATTTCTTGGGGATTGCTCATATTGATGGAAAAAATCTTTTAGAAGTTAAAAAAGTCGAAGTTCCTGAAATTAAAAAAAATAATAATTATGATTATAGCTATTATAAAAATAAACCAGTGAATTGCCTTGTCCCCCTAGAAGTTGTTTTTCGCTTTGGCATCCCTCAAGGAAGCTCTCTCATGAAAAGGGCCAGTGATAAAAACTATCTTAAATCCATTGGCATTCAAGGCGAAGTTAAAGAAGGAATGCAATTTGAACAGGCCATCATTGAATTTTCAACGAAACTTGAGAGTGAAGATCGCTATATCACATATCAAAATGCTCAACAAATTGCAGGCATGACTAATGAAGAATTTATTTTCTTGATAGAAGAAACTCAAAAACTTTGTCAGTTTTTAAAAGAAACATTTTCCAAAGGGGATATGGAACTTTGGGATGGTAAATTCGAATTCGCTTTCTTGGAAAACCCTGAAAAAAGTGGATTGCGACAATTTATGCTCGTTGACTCTATTGGGCCTGATGAATTAAGAATTTTACAAGAAGGAACACAGCTCTCTAAACAAAGACTTAGGGAATTTTATAAAGATACTGATTGGAAAAAGGATGTCGATCTTTCTAAAAAAATGGCCAGTGAACGAGGTGTTCAAAATTGGAAGGAAATTTGTGTTAACGAATTGAAGTCATCTCCTGACAAATTAAATCAAAAAGAAGTTAAAATGATTTCACAAATGTACAGAGATTTAACTGACCACATTAGTAAAACTCTCACCGGAAAAACATTATTTTCTTAA
- the purD gene encoding phosphoribosylamine--glycine ligase, with amino-acid sequence MKYLVVGKGGREHAIAWKLAMSPLIEKVFIAPGNPGADLNERIECIHLQKIDGFHIANFARENQIDLVFIGPEDPLADGIVDQLQKQNIRVLGPSKKASQFESSKDFSKRFMEKYNIPTAKFKTVSILRDGLEYLNIWNDQIPPVVKADGLAAGKGVFVVETIEEAKLYLRNIMDNPSFPIKSGKVILEERLKGKEISAFALFDGNNFINIGYARDYKRLNDGNTGPNTGGMGCISSLDLIDQELKNKINQEVFDKFLKGCKEENIDYKGILFAGLMIDDNRNINVIEFNVRFGDPETQTLMPLIESDLADIMMKATEGNLNSISPIKILDQTAIHVVLASGGYPGINGEKIETGHEISGDEKLSEMNDLYLFYAGVNVKENGTLTNGPGRVLGVTAVGDNIGHARMKVYEGIEQIKFEKCFFRKDIGL; translated from the coding sequence ATGAAGTATTTAGTCGTTGGTAAAGGTGGTAGAGAACACGCCATCGCATGGAAACTTGCAATGTCTCCACTCATAGAAAAAGTCTTCATTGCTCCTGGAAATCCAGGAGCTGATCTTAATGAAAGAATTGAGTGTATACATTTACAAAAAATAGATGGATTTCATATTGCAAATTTCGCAAGAGAAAATCAAATTGATCTCGTTTTTATTGGGCCAGAAGATCCATTAGCAGATGGCATAGTTGATCAATTACAAAAACAAAATATTAGAGTATTAGGCCCTTCAAAAAAAGCATCCCAATTTGAAAGTTCAAAAGATTTTTCAAAAAGATTTATGGAAAAATACAATATTCCAACAGCTAAGTTTAAAACTGTCTCTATCCTTAGAGATGGACTAGAATATCTAAACATTTGGAATGATCAAATACCTCCTGTCGTGAAGGCCGATGGCCTGGCCGCGGGCAAGGGCGTTTTCGTTGTAGAGACAATTGAGGAAGCAAAATTATACCTTAGAAATATTATGGATAATCCATCATTTCCTATTAAATCAGGAAAGGTTATTCTCGAAGAAAGATTAAAGGGAAAAGAAATCTCTGCCTTTGCCCTCTTTGATGGAAACAACTTTATCAATATTGGATACGCAAGAGATTATAAAAGATTAAACGATGGAAATACTGGCCCAAACACTGGAGGGATGGGATGTATTAGCTCACTAGATTTAATCGATCAGGAATTGAAAAATAAAATCAACCAAGAAGTATTCGATAAATTCTTAAAAGGTTGTAAAGAAGAAAATATAGACTACAAAGGTATTCTATTTGCAGGTCTAATGATCGATGACAATAGAAATATTAATGTCATAGAGTTCAATGTAAGGTTTGGTGATCCTGAAACTCAAACATTAATGCCCCTTATAGAAAGTGATCTCGCAGATATTATGATGAAAGCTACAGAAGGTAATCTCAACTCTATTTCGCCTATTAAAATATTAGATCAAACTGCTATCCATGTCGTTCTTGCTTCTGGAGGATATCCAGGGATCAATGGTGAAAAAATAGAGACAGGCCACGAAATATCTGGCGATGAAAAACTATCCGAAATGAATGATCTCTACCTATTTTACGCAGGAGTAAATGTTAAAGAAAATGGTACACTTACAAATGGCCCCGGTCGAGTATTAGGTGTAACTGCTGTTGGAGATAATATTGGACATGCAAGAATGAAAGTTTATGAGGGTATTGAACAAATAAAATTTGAAAAATGCTTTTTTCGTAAAGATATAGGCCTATGA
- a CDS encoding phosphoribosylformylglycinamidine synthase, translating to MKTIRIETETKENSPRENHLLQYLNNELNGAIKKLKIRSFYHIQSDQDIQPDDLNDIFCDPICENIYDSDSNVIYNFAFNISYRPGVTDNIAKSSKDALKLYGYESNVSSGTVILIEGTINSESVTNLLNNEYLNPLIQKIECWQCPEINCRFDNREVVHVEIVDSKNLVEQINLDISDKELLILNQKRCLALNLDEIYQARDHFKTRPTERSAMGLPSNHPTDVEIEVIAQTWSEHCKHKIFSSKINYSEENSKFKKINDKTIHSLYKTYIKDTTNKIMNEKNWCISVFSDNAGVVRFDEQVDFTIKVETHNSPSALDPYGGAITGILGVNRDILGVGLGSRPIANTNVFCFPNIVTKNTNEGKLPNGPRHPNELIRGVHKGVEDGGNKSGIPTVNGAFYFDDSFSGKPLVYCGTIGVMPQKINELDTSKKYTKPGDFIYMAGGKVGADGIHGATFSSLQLDEHAPATAVQIGDPITQKRLSDFLLAARDQLLFTGVTDNGAGGLSSSVGEMATITNGARIDLKKVPLKYTGLKPFEILISESQERMTFSVDPTKTSPFERLAKEYGVDVSNLGEFTNNGDFEIFHGETCVGKIDLKFLHEELKPLELEAKWNQTNQEVGWGDDRPNPIQKEPIQDVEKTLKIALLKILNRPNISSKENFIRRYDHEVQAATHVKPFSSETFSSPNDSGLIWTYPHGGSKETAIGVSCGLAPRLSEIDPYEMALYSLDEAVANLVSQGVDPDVICALDNFCWPDPVNTPQNPKGKFRLAQLVRSCEGLAHGCLSYKIPLVSGKDSMKNNFSGLNRDGVSIKFGVLPTLLITAMGKATMGKTMGSSYKNYGDRIAVVGVPPKGLLGSEFAEIFEINQKDQVLEGVNLERNLSLYRQIYHLIQQQHLQSCHDVSEGGLFVALCEPCFTKNLGADLTLSEIDSSEENIFEYLFSEARGRFVISYQKDKEQILSEYLKDHDFTPLGDITQESNFIIKNSSSILLEHTVQDINEIWNKFQKDIL from the coding sequence ATGAAAACCATTAGAATTGAGACTGAAACAAAAGAAAATTCACCAAGAGAAAATCACCTCTTACAATATTTGAATAATGAACTTAATGGTGCTATCAAAAAACTTAAAATTCGCAGTTTCTACCATATACAATCAGATCAAGATATTCAACCAGATGACCTCAATGATATTTTTTGCGATCCAATCTGTGAAAATATCTATGACTCAGACTCAAATGTAATCTACAACTTTGCATTTAATATTTCATATAGGCCAGGAGTAACAGATAATATCGCCAAAAGTTCAAAGGATGCTCTCAAACTCTATGGATATGAATCAAATGTTTCCAGTGGTACAGTTATCTTAATCGAAGGAACGATCAATTCAGAATCGGTGACCAATTTATTGAATAATGAATATCTTAATCCTCTCATTCAAAAAATTGAATGTTGGCAATGCCCTGAAATCAATTGTAGATTCGATAATCGGGAAGTCGTTCATGTTGAAATTGTTGATTCAAAAAACCTTGTTGAACAAATCAACCTTGATATAAGTGATAAGGAGCTCTTAATACTCAATCAAAAAAGATGTTTGGCCCTAAATTTGGATGAAATTTATCAAGCACGTGATCACTTTAAAACTAGACCAACTGAACGTTCTGCAATGGGTCTTCCCTCAAACCATCCCACAGATGTTGAAATCGAAGTTATTGCACAAACATGGAGTGAACACTGTAAACACAAGATATTCTCCTCAAAAATAAATTATTCTGAAGAAAATTCAAAGTTTAAAAAAATTAATGATAAAACTATTCATTCACTCTACAAAACTTACATTAAAGACACTACAAATAAGATTATGAATGAAAAAAATTGGTGCATATCAGTTTTTTCAGACAATGCTGGTGTTGTTCGATTTGATGAACAAGTAGACTTCACTATTAAAGTTGAAACGCATAACAGTCCATCTGCACTCGATCCATACGGAGGTGCTATCACTGGAATCCTAGGCGTGAATAGAGATATTTTAGGAGTTGGTCTTGGTTCTAGACCAATTGCAAATACCAACGTCTTTTGTTTTCCAAATATTGTCACCAAGAACACAAATGAAGGCAAACTACCTAATGGACCTAGGCATCCAAATGAACTTATAAGGGGGGTGCATAAAGGAGTTGAAGATGGAGGGAATAAATCCGGTATCCCTACAGTCAACGGCGCCTTTTATTTTGATGATTCATTCAGTGGGAAACCACTCGTCTATTGTGGAACAATAGGTGTCATGCCACAGAAAATAAATGAACTAGATACTTCAAAAAAATACACTAAACCTGGTGATTTTATCTACATGGCCGGAGGAAAAGTAGGTGCAGATGGAATACATGGTGCAACCTTCAGCTCTCTCCAACTAGATGAACATGCTCCTGCTACGGCCGTTCAAATTGGAGATCCTATCACTCAAAAAAGACTATCTGATTTTCTCTTGGCCGCAAGAGATCAACTTCTTTTCACTGGAGTAACTGACAACGGTGCTGGTGGCCTTTCAAGCAGCGTAGGTGAGATGGCCACAATTACAAATGGCGCCAGAATAGACCTTAAGAAAGTTCCTCTCAAATATACCGGACTTAAACCTTTTGAAATTCTCATAAGCGAAAGTCAAGAACGGATGACATTTTCAGTAGACCCCACGAAAACATCTCCGTTTGAACGTTTGGCCAAAGAGTATGGAGTCGATGTTTCAAACTTAGGTGAGTTTACAAATAATGGGGATTTTGAAATATTCCACGGAGAAACCTGTGTTGGAAAAATTGACTTAAAATTTTTACATGAGGAACTTAAACCACTCGAACTAGAAGCTAAATGGAATCAAACCAATCAGGAGGTTGGATGGGGAGACGATAGACCAAATCCCATTCAGAAAGAACCTATTCAAGATGTAGAAAAAACTCTCAAAATTGCACTCTTAAAAATATTAAATAGGCCTAATATTTCAAGTAAAGAAAATTTTATACGTCGCTATGATCATGAAGTTCAAGCTGCAACACATGTAAAACCCTTTTCGAGCGAAACTTTCTCTTCTCCCAATGATAGTGGACTTATTTGGACATATCCACATGGTGGAAGTAAAGAGACTGCCATTGGAGTGAGCTGCGGTTTAGCTCCAAGACTATCAGAAATTGACCCCTATGAAATGGCCCTCTACTCTTTAGATGAGGCAGTTGCCAATTTAGTTTCTCAAGGAGTTGATCCTGATGTGATTTGTGCACTTGATAATTTTTGTTGGCCTGATCCTGTTAATACACCTCAGAATCCAAAAGGGAAGTTCAGACTGGCCCAATTAGTTAGATCATGTGAGGGACTGGCCCATGGATGCTTGTCATATAAAATACCTCTTGTAAGCGGTAAAGATAGTATGAAGAATAATTTTTCTGGTCTCAACCGCGATGGTGTATCCATAAAATTTGGTGTACTACCCACACTTCTTATTACTGCAATGGGAAAAGCGACCATGGGCAAAACTATGGGTAGCTCATATAAAAATTATGGCGATCGTATTGCTGTTGTTGGAGTTCCACCGAAAGGTCTTCTCGGTAGTGAGTTTGCTGAAATCTTTGAAATAAACCAAAAAGACCAGGTTCTAGAAGGTGTAAATCTTGAAAGAAATCTTTCTCTCTATAGACAAATCTATCATCTTATTCAACAACAACATCTACAATCTTGTCATGATGTCTCTGAAGGCGGTTTGTTTGTAGCTTTATGTGAACCTTGTTTTACAAAAAATTTAGGTGCAGACCTCACACTAAGTGAAATTGACAGTAGTGAAGAAAATATTTTTGAGTACCTTTTCTCAGAGGCCCGCGGAAGATTTGTGATTTCATATCAGAAAGATAAAGAGCAAATTTTAAGTGAATATTTGAAGGATCATGACTTTACTCCTCTTGGTGATATTACCCAGGAATCAAATTTCATCATCAAAAACTCAAGCTCAATACTCCTAGAACATACTGTTCAAGATATTAATGAAATATGGAATAAATTTCAAAAGGATATCTTATGA
- a CDS encoding phosphoribosylformylglycinamidine synthase subunit PurQ, with product MKFLILCGDGINCERETKIAFETAGHEAEIQTLNHLLINPDDLFEYDGLALPGGFSFGDDLGSGRVFAQKIKKGLGSGFFDFIKEGRPVIGICNGFQTLVQLGVLPEIGPRKLTLTFNDVGHFIDRWVSLEVNKNSPCIWTIDCPKEITLPIRHGEGKIVLLNECSEDIQNDLLKNGHIALTYKNNPNGSALDIAGLTNTRGNVLGLMPHPEASIFQATLSSVEQDFNKPADGLSFFESITI from the coding sequence ATGAAATTTCTTATTCTCTGTGGAGATGGTATAAATTGTGAAAGAGAAACTAAGATTGCCTTTGAAACAGCTGGACATGAAGCTGAAATACAAACTCTCAATCATCTTTTAATCAACCCCGACGATCTCTTTGAATACGATGGATTGGCCTTACCTGGAGGTTTTTCTTTTGGAGATGACCTCGGATCTGGACGAGTATTTGCTCAGAAAATTAAAAAAGGCCTTGGGAGTGGATTTTTTGACTTTATCAAAGAAGGTCGCCCGGTCATTGGAATTTGTAATGGATTTCAAACATTAGTTCAACTTGGCGTTCTTCCTGAAATAGGCCCACGGAAATTAACTCTTACTTTTAATGATGTTGGTCATTTCATAGATCGATGGGTAAGTCTGGAAGTTAATAAAAATTCCCCTTGTATATGGACGATTGATTGCCCAAAAGAAATAACACTTCCCATACGTCATGGTGAAGGAAAAATTGTACTGCTTAATGAATGCTCGGAAGATATACAAAATGATCTGCTAAAAAATGGACATATAGCACTAACATACAAAAATAATCCCAACGGATCTGCACTAGATATTGCTGGCCTTACAAATACCAGAGGAAACGTGCTCGGATTAATGCCGCATCCCGAGGCCTCGATATTTCAAGCGACATTATCGAGTGTTGAACAAGATTTTAACAAACCGGCAGATGGATTGAGCTTTTTTGAAAGTATAACAATTTAG
- the purH gene encoding bifunctional phosphoribosylaminoimidazolecarboxamide formyltransferase/IMP cyclohydrolase, whose product MKKTKIHRALISVSDKSNLKEIVEHLNKSNVEIIASGGTGKFISELGIKYTPIQEITGNPESFGGRMKTLSFQVASALLFRRNNPNDIEEAKSLNILPIDLVICNLYPFSQVAKNEAEIDCLVENIDIGGPNMIRAAAKNYESVAVLTDPKQYFKFIENTKVNLETTFEYRIELSLAAFEHTAKYDAVIYNTLCKRFNQESSLISIDLNESKKLRYGENPHQDGYVVSGPVQGLANNIPLQGKELSFNNLVDSDAALKACLDFNTLAMNTSSQYKYATIIVKHANPCGQALMSSPLESLKMAWNSDPISAFGGVICVNGEFDAEMANFVNQYFVEIIIAQKFSDSAKELLSQKKNLRLLEYDFELSKNDQTLNVKSIDGGYVLQNQDIFSQEEFKIITKTEKDYNREFLNFSVLSCKSLKSNAISITAKNENGFFLQGAGMGNPNRLISLKQAVDKATDNNYMDLKESILVSDAFFPFDDNIELANSFGIKTIIQPGGSIKDNEVIACCDKYEICMYFTGTRHFNH is encoded by the coding sequence ATGAAAAAAACAAAAATTCACAGGGCCCTTATTAGTGTTTCTGACAAGAGTAATCTTAAAGAAATTGTCGAGCATTTGAACAAATCAAATGTTGAAATCATCGCAAGTGGAGGAACCGGAAAATTTATAAGCGAGCTAGGAATTAAATATACACCCATCCAAGAAATCACCGGAAACCCTGAGTCTTTTGGAGGGAGAATGAAAACACTCTCTTTCCAAGTTGCAAGTGCCTTACTCTTCAGAAGAAATAATCCTAACGACATAGAAGAAGCTAAAAGTTTAAATATTTTGCCCATTGATTTAGTGATTTGTAATCTCTATCCGTTTTCACAAGTTGCAAAAAACGAGGCAGAAATAGATTGCCTCGTTGAAAATATTGATATCGGTGGCCCAAATATGATTCGTGCTGCTGCCAAAAATTATGAGTCAGTTGCTGTCCTCACAGATCCAAAGCAATATTTTAAATTCATTGAAAATACAAAGGTAAATCTTGAAACAACATTTGAATATAGAATAGAACTCTCATTGGCCGCATTTGAGCATACAGCAAAATATGACGCTGTTATTTACAATACTTTGTGCAAGAGATTTAACCAAGAAAGTTCGCTTATCTCTATTGATTTAAATGAATCAAAAAAACTTAGGTATGGTGAAAATCCACATCAAGATGGATATGTGGTTAGTGGGCCAGTTCAAGGTTTAGCAAATAACATTCCTCTCCAGGGGAAAGAACTCTCTTTTAATAATTTGGTCGATTCTGATGCTGCCCTAAAGGCATGCCTCGATTTTAATACTCTCGCAATGAACACCTCTTCTCAATATAAGTACGCAACGATTATTGTTAAACATGCTAACCCATGTGGTCAGGCCCTTATGAGTTCTCCTCTTGAATCACTCAAAATGGCCTGGAATTCAGACCCAATCAGTGCTTTTGGTGGTGTCATCTGTGTGAATGGAGAATTTGATGCAGAAATGGCCAATTTTGTGAACCAATACTTTGTGGAAATTATTATTGCACAAAAATTTAGTGATTCGGCCAAAGAACTATTATCACAAAAAAAGAATTTGAGATTGTTAGAGTACGATTTTGAACTATCTAAAAATGATCAGACTTTAAATGTTAAAAGTATTGATGGTGGATATGTTTTACAAAATCAGGATATTTTCTCCCAAGAAGAGTTTAAGATAATCACTAAGACAGAAAAAGATTACAATAGAGAGTTTTTAAATTTTTCGGTTCTAAGTTGCAAAAGTTTAAAAAGCAATGCGATTTCAATTACCGCAAAAAATGAAAATGGATTTTTTCTCCAAGGAGCAGGTATGGGAAATCCAAACCGTCTAATCTCATTAAAACAGGCCGTTGATAAGGCCACAGATAATAACTATATGGATCTCAAAGAGAGCATCCTCGTTTCAGATGCTTTTTTTCCTTTTGATGACAATATTGAACTGGCCAATAGCTTTGGAATAAAAACAATAATTCAACCAGGTGGAAGTATTAAGGACAATGAAGTCATTGCTTGCTGTGACAAATATGAAATTTGCATGTATTTTACGGGAACAAGACATTTTAATCACTAG